TCCTGCTGCCTAGTGAGAATCTCTTCTAAATGATTTTGAATATCCCTGTTTCCTTCCAGAGTCAGATTACCGATCATTACAGATGGAGTTGACAGATAATCCAAGTGATATAACTGCTTATATGATAGAAATATCGTCCTGTTAGCAGTATTATTAAAAAGATCGTATATCCTGATATTAATTTCAGGATGAGATCCAGAGATTTTATTTAGAAATTCGTCTGCTTCGTGGCAGGCCTCACATCGGGAGTTTGTAAAAAATATGACCTCTTTTGGAGGAAGATTTCCAGTTAAAAGAGATGAATCGTCATCGAGATATACTGAAAGTTGATCAGATAGGATTGAAGTTCCACTTGCAGAATATACTGTTGCCGTTCCCGGAACGACTAGACTAGAAAAGAGAAGAAGTATAAGTCCAATTACATTGACCATTTTTATTGTATGCATTTTTGTTGTTACCTCATAATGAGACATTGAAAATATTTTTTCTAAAAATCATTAAACTCACATTACTTTCTTTTTTTACGTGGGTGAATTTTTTACTCTAATAATATATTTTAAACCTCAAGAATTTATACAGTATACTGAAAGTGATATCACTTACTTACATTGAGGTAACGGGAATGTATGAAAAAAACGGCAAAATGTATAGTTGTCCGGTAGAGGCAACACTTGATGTTATTGGGGGAAAGTGGAAACCGCTCATACTCTGGAGAATCCGAAAAAAGATTATGCGGTTTTCTGAATTACAAAAGGAAATACCAGAAATAAATTCCAAAACCCTGACCAAACAACTGAGGGAACTCGAACATGACGGGGTTATTTCCCGAACAGTA
The Methanospirillum lacunae genome window above contains:
- a CDS encoding winged helix-turn-helix transcriptional regulator codes for the protein MYEKNGKMYSCPVEATLDVIGGKWKPLILWRIRKKIMRFSELQKEIPEINSKTLTKQLRELEHDGVISRTVYPEIPPRVEYSITEFGETLVPIIQALCTWGAKYLGTECLAQNE